In Strigops habroptila isolate Jane chromosome 2, bStrHab1.2.pri, whole genome shotgun sequence, one genomic interval encodes:
- the SLC25A30 gene encoding kidney mitochondrial carrier protein 1 — MSALNWKPFIYGGLASITAECGTFPIDLTKTRLQVQGQVSDAKYKEIRYRGMVHALVRICREEGLKALYSGIAPAMLRQALYGTIKIGTYQSLKRTFVEHPEDETLMINVLCGVLSGVISSSIANPTDVLKIRMQAQGSVIQGGMMGNFIQIYQNEGTKGLWKGVSLTAQRAAVVVGVELPVYDLIKKHIIMSGFMGDTVYTHFLSSFTCGFAGALASNPIDVVRTRMMNQRSQQHGGHSNYKGSLDCLLQTWKNEGFFALYKGFWPNWLRLGPWNIIFFLTYEQLKKLD, encoded by the exons ATGTCTGCACTAAACTGGAAGCCCTTTATCTATGGAGGTTTAGCATCAATCACTGCAGAATGTG gtaCTTTCCCCATTGATCTGACCAAAACACGTCTCCAGGTTCAAGGTCAAGTTAGTGATGCCAAATATAAAGAGATCCGCTACCGTGGAATGGTGCATGCACTAGTCAGAATATGCAGAGAAGAAGGATTGAAGGCCTTATACTCTGG GATTGCACCTGCAATGCTACGGCAAGCTTTGTATGGAACTATAAAAATAGGCACTTACCAGAGCTTAAAAAGGACATTTGTTGAACATCCAGAAG ATGAAACCCTGATGATAAATGTTCTATGTGGTGTTCTTTCGGGAGTAATCTCATCATCTATTGCCAATCCTACAGATGTCTTAAAG ATCAGAATGCAAGCCCAAGGTAGTGTCATTCAAGGAGGAATGATGGGCAACTTCATACAGATCTACCAAAACGAAGGCACTAAAGGCTTATGGAAG GGAGTATCATTGACAGCACAGAgagctgctgttgttgttgGAGTGGAACTGCCAGTGTATGACCTTATCAAGAAGCACATAATTATGTCTGGATTTATGGGAGATACAGTATATACTCACTTCCT CTCAAGTTTTACTTGTGGGTTTGCTGGAGCCCTTGCATCCAACCCAATTGATGTTGTAAGAACACGCATGATGAATCAGAGAAGCCAACAACATGGGGGACACTCAAACTACAAGGGTTCTTTGGATTGCTTGTTGCAA aCATGGAAGAATGAAGGCTTTTTTGCTCTATATAAGGGGTTTTGGCCAAACTGGTTAAGACTTGGTCCTTGGAATATCATT TTCTTTCTGACATATGAACAGCTGAAGAAGTTGGACTGA